The sequence GTGCTCTTCGAGACTGATGAAGCAACCTTAGCCCCCATTCTTTCGGCAATTGCTTTTGCTTCACTGCGTGTCATATTTTTAAGGCTGCCGGTAAATACGAATGTTTTACCGCTGTATTCGTTCTCACCTGTTTTAGGAAAACTATAGCCCAAAACAGTAATATACTCCAAAAGCCTAGCAATCAAATTACTATTAAAATCATCTTTAAAGAAATGAATAATTTCTTTAGCCATCACCTCACCGATACCTTCGATATTGGTAAGTTCATCTTCAATATTTTCTACATTAAAAGCATTTAATAATAATTCTATATTACTGAAATGTGCGGCTAGAAGCTTAGCGGTAACTTCCCCCACATGCCTAATCCCTAGTGCGTAAATAAATCTATCTAAGGTAATGACACGTGACTTGTTTATAGCATTGAATAAGTTTTCGGAAGATTTTTTCCCCCACCCTTCTCTTCGCATTATTTTATGATCAGCTTTAATATCCCGCTCTTCAAGTGTAAATAAATCAATCGGATCAGCAACTAAGTTATCATGATAGAACTCTTCTATTTGCTTTTCTCCTAAGCCCTCGATATTAAAAGCATTACGAGAGACAAAATGCTTTAATTTCTCGATCACTTGCGCTTTACATTTTAACCCGCCTGAGCACCTTTTAGCAACTTCATCCGGATTTTTTACAACTTCACTTCCACATATCGGGCAGTAATCAGGTAGCCTGAATGCCTTCGTATCAGAAGGCCTATGATCTAAAATTACTTCAATTACTTGGGGTATAACATCCCCGGCTCTTTGCACTACTACAGTATCACCGATCCTAAAATCCTTACGAATAATCTCTTCTTCATTATGGAGCGTAGCTCTGGATACCAAAACCCCGCCTACATTCACCGGCTCCAGCTCGGCCACCGGAGTGAGCGTCCCCATTCTGCCGACTTGTATAATTATATTTTTTATTTTTGTTATCGCTTTTTCAGCTGAGAATTTATGAGCTATCGCCCACCTTGGCGCCCTACTTACTATTCCTAGCCTATTCTGCAAAACAAAATCATTAACTTTATAAACCACTCCATCTATATCATAATCAAGTGAACTGCGCTTAAATTGTATATCCTTATAATATTCTTCAATCTCCTCTACTGACCCAGCTACTTTAATATTGCTATTAATACAAAACCTTAAATCTTTAAGCTTGTTTAAAAGTTGATGCTGCGTACTTACTCCCCCTATATCTCCGCTCCAAATAAAATATCGCAAATTCCTTGATTTAGTAATGCTGCTATCGAGCTGCCTTAATGAACCTGCGGCGGCATTACGAGGATTTGCAAATATTTGTTTATTCGATTTTTCCTGAATCTCGTTAAGCTTAAGGAAATCACTCTTAAGCATATATACCTCACCTCTAACTTCAAAATCTTCCTTTAATTCCACCTGCTCAGGAAAGCTTATCACCTGCTTTAAGTTTTGGGTAATGTCCTCACCGAATTCTCCGTCTCCCCTGGTTGCACCCCTCACTAACTTTCCTTTTTCAAATACGGCGGCGAAAGATAAGCCGTCAATTTTGGGCTCACAACATAAATCAAGCGAATTATCTTCAGGTAGCCCTAAAAACCGATTAACTTTTGTAATAAATTCCTCTATATCCGTCATCTCGAAAGCATTAGCAAGTGAGAGCATAGGATATGTATGCTTAACTTTTTTAAATCTCCTATCCGGCTCAAAGCCGACCAGATCAAGCGTACTTTGTCCTCCTTGCCGCTTCAGCTCTTTTTCTAAAGCTTCCAGCCTCTTTCTTAATTCATCATATTTAGCATCTGAAATTTCAGGACTATTCAGATTATAATATAGGTAGTCGTGATGCCTGATTTCTTTTTGTAAATTAGCTATTTCTTCTGACAAACTTCTTTTCATTTACTTTACTAGAGCTTCAACTATATTTTCCATTTTCATTGTGCGGCGACCTTTTACTAAGATAACATCGCCTTCATTGACATATTTTTTGATAATTTCAGCCATTTGTTCGGAAGTATCAGTATGAGCTTCTTTCAGCTCTTTCGGTAATTCTTCATGCAAATGATTCATGTACGCACCAACCGTAAATACCTTATCGATTTTATTTTTAATAATGTCCTGAACTAATTCTTTATGGAAATTTGCTGAATTTACACCAAGTTCAGCCATATCACCAAGAACGGCAATAAGCCTTACACCCTTAGATTGATAATTACCTAAATTGCTAAGTGCGGCTTTAACTGCCACAGGGCTTGCATTATAAGATTCATCAAGTACGGTAATTTTTTTTAAATTATGGATTTCTCCTCTTCCTTTTACACTATGAAATTTTGAAAGATTATATGCCGCACAATCCACTTCGGCTCCCGCAATCTTAGTTGCGGCTAATACTGCGATACTATTATAAGCTAAGTGCTTTCCGGGGGCATTTATAGTATATTCGTATTCTCTGCCGAACAGCTCAGCCTTTATATGCGAAATACCGTTTTCCAACTTATAGCTTATCAAACGTGCCGGGGTTTTTTGTGTTTCGCTGAACCCAACTACATTAAGCTGTTTATTATGCGCCTTACTAACTAATATCTGGTGATAAGGGTTATCAAAATTTATAATTGCAAACCCGCCTGCTTGCATACTGTTAAATATTTCCGATTTAGCATCAGCTATGGCTGATACTGACTTAAAGAACTCTAAATGTACGGCTTCTACATTGGTGATGACTGCAATATCCGGAATTGCAAGCACAGTTAAGTCTGCTAATTCACCGGCATGATTCATACCCATTTCTATAATTGCATAATCACTATCTTCAGGTAGCTTAGATAGCGAAAGCGGTAAGCCTATATGATTATTATACGAGCCTTCAGTGGCAAATACATTTCCTTGATTTTCAAGAGCTATTTTTAACATTTCTTTAGTGCTGGTTTTTCCGACACTGCCGGTAATTCCGATTACTTTTCCTTTTAGTCTGCTGCGGGCAAACTTAGCCATTTTATTTAAAGCAACCATAGTATCTTTTACTACAACCACTTTTTTATTGTCATGCAGCAAATTATTATCAACGCCGCTTACGATTGCAAGTGATGCTCCTTTTTCTAATGCGTCAAATGCAAAATCATTGCCATCAAAATTTTCACCCTTAATTGCAATAAATATTTCCCCCCTCCGAATGGTTCTAGAATTTATAGAAACCCCACAAGCTGAAAATGAAACTTTTACTTCACAGCCTAAAGCTTGCTCCAGCGAAGTTTTATTCCAAATTATTTTTTCCTCTCCCTGAAAATTTTCATGAGCTTTATCAGCTAAAGAACTATTCATACTCAAGCCCTCAAACAAATTACTTTCCTACCGAATTTAGGGTCAAAACCCATATAAAGCAAGTATAAATAGCTAGTGCTTAAGATTACAAGTATACCTTTCTTAAGTAAAGAATGGGGAAAAACCCAAATACTATAATAACTGTATATAGTATATACTATATACTCAATTGCAGCTTCGATCTTTCCTCTTTTATTTCTTCAACCCAACTATTAAGCATTAACATAGAAGGATTGCGCACAAGTTTTTGTGAATGCCTATCAGGTATGGCATCCAGTATTTTTTCTTTTAATTCTTCAGGAATATAGACAGATAAATTATTATAACCTTTGGCATAGTCTTTATAATAAGGGTTCCCTTTCAACCCATTAGCAAAGCGCTGACCTATACCTTCTGTTAATGTCGATATCCCGTTTCTATAAGCAACTACCTTTTCAAGAAGATTTATCACATATAGCTCTCCTATTGCGGAAAACTTTTCTTTTTCGGTCTTTAGTAACTTAACATCAATGTGTGCACCGGCTTCTATTAAGCACTGCGCTATTTCCAGCTGTTTGATACATATATCAGCTACCCCCCTATTTTTTTTCTCAGCATATACTGTATATATCAAAGCTGTTTCATGATTATCATTTATCAGATCTATATTTGCACCTTTTCCCACAAGGTATTTCACTCTTTCTATGTCCCCATTAAGTGTAGCTATCATTAAAAGAGTGTGACTATTAACGTTTAGTAAATCTAAATTAGCACCTTTTTCAGTAAGATATTTCATTAATTCAAACCTTCTTTTCCCTAGAGCGAGTATTATGGGTGTATTAAGATCATGATTTTGTAAATTTACATTTGCCCCATACTCTATAAGAAGCTCTACCATCTCTAAATACCCTCCCTCTACAGCCAATGTTAAAGCTGTATCTCTTTCATAATCTCTTCTGAAATTTATATCTACACCGTCACTTAATAAAGCTTTTACTTTTACAAAATCCCCAGTTCCAGCCGCCTCGAGTAAAGCGATTGAATTTTGTTCAATCTTATCTTGCCATGCTACAACATCAAGACGTTGTGCGCCTGCTTTAACTAAGTATTCAGATATTTCTAATTTCCCATGCACCTCAGCAATTGTTAATGCAGTATCCCCATTAATATCTGATAAATTCATATTTGCTCCATGCTCTACAAGGCATCTTACTTCCTCAAAGTGCCCTTCGAGTGAAGCAATCATTAGCGCCGTCCAATAATAATTATTTTGTAAATCGGGATCTGCACCATGAGCTAAAAGGTACTTCACTACTTCTAAATTTCCTACTAAGGCAGCTCGCATTAACGCCGTGTCCCTATCACTGTCTCTTGAATTTATATCCACACCTTCATTTAACAAAGATTCTATCCTTGCAGTATTTCCAATTCTAGCTGCTTCGTGCAATGTGATTGATTCATTTTCTTGGCTATCGGTATTTTTCATAATTTTATATTTACCTGGTTTTTATGTAGTTAATATATAATTTAATATAAAATAAAGAAACAATTTATAATTTAAGCTTATATTAAGCTAGTTAAATATTTTCGATTAATCAAAATAATAGCTAATTGTGCTGTTGCAACATTCTATAGGTTGCTCATCTTTTTACTTTTGTAAATATATTGCATAAGTATTTAAAGATTATTTATAATTAGTTTAAAAACTATTCTGTATATTCCCACGCGTTTTCGATATGTGAAACTACTTTATTGCCTTCTAACAATATAAAATCGAACCTTACATTTTTATCATTAATACCGTTCTCAGCCAGATAGTAATTTGCCGCTTGAGATATCCTTTTGATTTGCTTATTTGATAAAACTTCATAGTGTTTTAGTTTGGTTCTCGCTTTAACTTCAGTAAATATAATAATGTCCTCATGACAAGCGATTATATCAATTTCTCCGTAAGCAGTTTTAAACCGTATTGATAAGATTTTATAACCCTTAGGTTTTAAATACTCGCATACCAACTCTTCTCCTTTTAAGCCGTATTGATAGGATTTTAGCATAATAATTAAAACTCGTTATCCTGATAAGTAAACGGAGAAGCTAAGTTTTCCGAAGTTTTCGGCTGCTCTTCTTTATTATTAAGCTGTGCAGCATAATCTCTAGCAACTTCCTCGCTAACCATTCCTTTAGAATAAAGAGCATTAATAGATTGATCCATTAGTACCATTCCTTGTTTACTGCCAATTTGCATTAAAGAAGAAACTTGGTAAAGCTTATTTTCTCTTATTAAATTTCTGATTGCCGAATTTGCAATCAAAACTTCATAAGCTGCTACCCGCTCATTGCCGTTAGGTTTAGGCAGTAACGCCTGTGAAATAATTCCTTCCAGAGAACTTGCAAGCATTGTCCTGATCATCGGTTTATCATTGGTCGGGAAAACATCCACTATCCTATCTATAGTTTTAGCGGCCGAGCTGGTATGCAATGTTCCGAAAACCAAATGTCCTGTTTCCGCGGCCGTAAGTGCAAGCTGAATGGTCTCCAAGTCTCTTAGCTCCCCTATCATTATTATATCCGGGTTTTCCCTCAATGCACTTTTGAGTGCTTTAGCAAATGAGTGAGTATTAGCGCCTACTTCCTTTTGGTTTATTAAACTTTTATTAGAAGTGAATTTATACTCTATCGGGTCTTCAATAGTTATGATATGTTTGCTGTATTGTGTATTAATATGCTCAATCATAGCTGCAAGTGTAGTACTTTTTCCGCTTCCGGTAGCACCAGTCACAACTACTAATCCTTTCTTAATTTTAGTAAACCTTTCAACTACTGCCGGCACCATTAATTCTTGCAGGTTCCTTATCTTGTCAGAGATTATCCTAATCGCAATACTTGGACCATTAATTGTGCTATAGATATTTGACCTATATCTAAATTTGTTGGATTCAATTGCAAAATCCAACTCTAAATCTTGTTTGAATATTTCAGCTTGCTGCTCATTAGCTATTGAGAAAAAGATCTTTTCTATATCTTCGGTAGTTAATTGACTTACATTCAGCTTTTGCATTACACCGCCGATTCTAACTATCGGAGGATAACCGCAAGCCAGATGCAGATCCGAAGCATTATGCTCCCTTGCGTAGGTAAGTAAGCTGTTTAAGTCCATAAAATTATCTCCCCCGTTCGAATATTATCTATCCGTTCCCTTTTGTTGTTAAAAATCTTGCTCTTTGTTTAATTATATTCAAGCTCTGCGGTAAAGCTTCACCTGAATCTCCTGCTTCAATAATTTCTTTATATAATTTCAATGCTGGTTTGTATTTACCAATCTTGTCATACATTACGGCAATATTATATTTATAAAGAATTTCCTGCGGTGAAATAATCATTGCTTTCCTAAGATAGCTTTCAGCTTTATCATATTCTCCCTGTCTTGCGTATATCATACCGATTTGTGCGAGCACCGGCGAATAATTCGGATTAGCTTTATTAAGTAGCATTAGTTCCTGCAAGCCTTTCTCCGGCGATTCTTCAGCAATTACCGCTAAAAAATTATGCAGCGCTTTCGGTTGATCCGGCTTGAGCTTCAGTACTTCTTTATAATAATACTTAGCCTCTTTAAATTGCCTTAATTTATGGTACATAATACCTAAACTATAAAGAATATTTATATTATCCGAATCATGTACAAGAGCTTTTTTATATAAAAAAATTGCTGATTCATAGTGTCCGGCTAAAGCAGCTCGGTAGCCTTTATTAATAATTTCAACCAGGGGTAGTTCAGCAGTTAATTGATTCTCAATCTTTATATTTAAATTAGTACTTTTAGAAGCGTTTCCTCCAAGATTAACCGGGACGGCAGGAGTAAACCCATAATTAATTTCCACTCCTTCTTTAGTAGGTATAGGCGGTTTAATAGCTTCCGCAATAGTATGAATCAGATCTTGTTCGGTTAAATTTTTATTAGTATTTTTAGGTATATTATTCGGCTCGATTATAACTTTAGAAGCTTTGTTATCGGCTACTTTTTTTATATCCTGGCTACTAAAAGCAAGATAAGGAAACAAAATACCTAAAATATATAACAATAATAAAACCAGCTTCTTATATTTATAAAGCATAATAGATACTTAATTGAAAAGTAATTTTTTTCTTAATACATATTAAGGTAATGATTTTTAGTTTAATTTTCAAACTATTTATCCATTCTTAAGTTATATTGTATTTCGTATATATTATGGCTTTTAGCTTATTGGACATAAGCTCTTCATAAACATATGAAGCATGCTTCATATGTTTTATTTATAAAAAGATTGCAATAATATTAAAAATTTATTACTAATTTGCCTAATGGCCGTAAGTTATATGGGCACTTAAGCTTTAAAAGCTTAGTTAAAAACTTTATTATCTGTAAAATGATTTTTAGGTAGCTGGAGCGATATATTTATAATTAGTGGTAGAACAGGGTTACATAATGCAATATTTTGATATAGATAAAACCATAGTTCTTATATTTTTGATGGCTACTTTAGTAATTGGAATAATTGCCGGCAAAGACCTCAAAAACATAAGAGAATATGCCATTGCCAATAAATCATTCGGTACACCAGTATTACTTATTACTTTGCTTGCAACGATGGTTGGGGGAGGCTCTACTACCGGAGATGTTGCTCAAATATTCGAGGATGGGATAGTTTATCTTTTAGCTATGATAGGACCGATAATAAGCGCCCTAATAATGGCTTATTATATCGCACCAAAATTTGATGGCAGATTTGACGGCATGATATCAGCAAGCGACCTGATAAAATACTTTTACGGAGTTAAGGCTGAAAAGTTTTCAGGGATTGCCGGATTCATAGCCTGCACTACATTACTTGCAATGCAATTAATCGCGCTTGGGCATTTGGCTGCAAATATTTTAAATATAAACTATACTTATGGAGTATTAATTACCAGCGGACTAATTATCGCTTACTCAACTTTCGGCGGAATTAAATCGATAACCGTGACTGCTATTCTCCAATTTGCAATGTTGATTATCATGGTACCGATCATTGCTAATGTGGCGACTAACCAAGTAGGAGGATTAGGTAAAGTTTTTAGCGGTATTGGAACCGAACCTCATATGCAAATTATAAATCACCCTAAATTCTATGAATATTTACTACTCGGGCTATTTTTCTCCTTACCTTTTAGTCTTTTCTTTCCTTCAATCATCCAGCGCTTTTTAATGGCACAAAATAATAAGCAAATCGCCCATATTACCTATGCATACGCTGTTTTGCAAATTGCCATGGTATTTATGGTAATTTGTATCGGCCTTTCCACATTAAAATTATATCCGAGTACTGAACCCCGAGTGCTGATACCCTCATTAATAAACGACTACCTTCCTCCTTTGATAAAAGGATTAGCAATTTCCGGTATGATAGCAGTTTTAATGTCCACCGCAGATTCATTTCTTAACTCCGCAGGTATACTAATCGCTCATAATGTAATGCCGCAAAAAGCCCTTAAGACTGAGCTCGGCAAACTTAATTTCATGAAGTTATGTACCTTAACGGCAGGTTTGTTGGCAATGATGATTGCCATGAGGAATTATAATATTATTAGCATATTAACATTAAGTTGTTCTCTTATACTCAGTATATTCGGCATACCTTTATTTTTCGGCATTTTAGGCTATAGGGTTTTAAAATCTTCTTTTTGGTTATGCAGCATTTGCTCTATAATTGCATCTATAGTAGCAAATAGCCTTAATATGGGGTCAGCAATTCCGATATTTACTGCTGCCCTAGGTTTTTTAGGTTATATCATCCCGCTTTTTATATTAAAACAAGGCTTAACAAAAGTTCTCTCGAATACGGAATCTCCTAAACAAGTTAGCACTGTAACCTATGAAAAAATGATTAAGATGATAGTTAAGCATTTACCTACTCCTAAGAATATATACAGGTATTCTAAAACCAAAGTAGAAAATTTTGGTGCTAATCATCTAATGTTCGGAATATTTTGTTGTGTTAACTACATCGTGCCTTACTTTATGTGGACTCATCAAAAACCGCTTAATTACTTTGTAATGCTTAGCTTAAGGTTAATTGCCGGGCTACTATGCGTCGGATTATTATTTAAAGAATATTGGCCTAAACGATTTAAGAAATATTTCCCCCTGTATTGGCACCTTACTCTTATGTATTGTTTGCCATTTGTAACTACCGTTATGTTTATTGTTATGAGTGCGGATGTTGAATGGCTGATCAACTTAACTTTAGCTATTATGTTGCTTGCAATGCTTGTCGATTGGACAAGTTTTATTATAATATTTCTCACCGGTGTATTACTGGGCTATCTATTTTATGAGGCGGCAATCGGTGCACCTATCCCTCAGGTTGATTTTGATACTGTTTATTTATCTATCTATGTTTGTGTTTTTGCTACATTAATAGGTTTATTATTTGCAAGACGTAAAGAAATTGATACGGAGGAAAAATTAGAGGTAATGCGTTTTTTCGGCGGCGCAATGGCACATGAAGTAAAAACTCCTCTTGCTGCTATTGATATGTGCGCTCAGCATATAGATATTACTTTATCAAGAATGATTTCAACTCTGGAATCCGGCTCATCCGGCAATTCTGTTTTAAAGGAATGTTCCGAACTTAAAGATTTAGCCTTAACCTTAAGAAAAATTAGCTCGCAAGGAATAAATACGGTAGGCAATCTACTAATGTCTTTGAAAAGCTCGGTGATCGCTGAAGATAAAAATGAGTATTATTTAATAGATTGCATAGACCATGTGTTGGTAGAGTTCGGGAGAGAATTTGCTAAGCTTGAAAATATAGATGTTAATATTCCCTGCAACTTCAAGTTTTACGGATCTATGCATTATATGGAGCAGGTTTTCCAAAACCTTTTTAATAATGCATATAAATACGGCGGAGAAAACGTAAATATTAAGATTTGGACTGAGGATAACAAATTGATTTTTGAGGATAATGGAAGAGGTATACCTAGCCAAGATTTACCATATATATTTGATAGGTTTTATACTAAAAGTAAAGATGGCACAGGAATCGGATTAGCATTTTGTAGAATGGTTATGGAAGATATGGAAGGGGGTATCTACTGTAAATCAGAGCTAAATAAATATACTCAATTTACTTTAGAGTTTCCGAAGAAGCTCAAAAATGAAGAACTAAAAGAAGAAGAGAAATCTATATTGGTAACTGCCGGTTAGCAGCATCAAGTAAAATGATTATTTTCGTCCGATAAAGATTGAAGAAGTCATAAAAATGTATTATATTTATAATTGTCAGCAATGACTATGGTAATAAATGTCGCTTATAATAGGCGTTTTGGACTCGGGGGCGGTACCCGACGCCTCCACCATTAAAAAATTATGGGGGCGAACTAGCTTCGACAGGCGTTAAAAAAAGTAGATTTTACCCGGTATGATACCACCGATTATGGGTCAAAATAGTAAATGCAAACGATAATTTTGCTAGCAATGAAAGATTCGCTCCTATGGCTCTAGCAGCTTAAGTGTGAATTAATCATTAGCGGTTTGGGGGCTACCGGGCAACAGAAAGCCCCTTCTTTTAACTATTAATAGGATAAAAGTGAAGAAATACGATAGCGATAATATCTTTGCTAGAATTATAAGAAATGAGATTCCTTGTAATAAGATTTATGAAGATAATAATATAATTGCTTTCCATGACCTTAATCCGGCTGCTCCACTTCATATTTTAGTAATTCCGAAGGGAGAATATACTTCCTATGATGATTTCATTCTAAAAGCCTCCGAGCAGGAAATTGCACATTTTTTTAAAATGGTTAGAACCCTTACACATGATTTCAACCTTGCTGAAAGCGGATACAGATTAATTACCAACCATGGTAGTGACGGAATGCAAACCATACCTCATTTTCATCTACATATATTGGGCAAAACTAAGCTTGGTGCATTAGTTGCTGATGATCAATATCACAAAGATTCATAAATGCTGAAGCAAATAAAATATTTATCGGAAGCTTTACTTGCTTGCATATACTTTCTGGTTTGCTACTTATTGCCTCTGGAAGTTGCATCTTCCTTAAGCGGTAAATTACTTGAAATAATAGGATGTCTATTTAAAGCGAACAAGGTAGCTTATAAAAACCTTACCTTATGTTTTCCGAACCTTAGCGAGCAAGAGAAACATAAAATAATAAAAAAAATGTGGAATAATTTAGGGAGAGTGATTGGTGAGATTCCTCACTGGCAAACCATGTCTTCAAAAAAGTTTACCGAGCAGGTAACCATATGCGATTATTCAAACGGAGGCTTTCAAAAGGTCAAAAGTGCACTTTTTCTTTCCGCCCATTATGGTAATTGGGAAATTTTTCCGCGTTTCTTGAAGGAAAATAATTTAAATCTTTCACTGGTTTATCGGCCGGCTAATAATCCTTTTGTAGATTATATAATTAGCAGAGCGCGCCACAAGCATGGAATACTTTTAATAAAAAAAGGGATCGGCGGTATACGCAAAATTATGGAGAGCTTAAAATTAGGGCACTTAATCGGCATGCTGGTTGATCAGAAGACTAATGACGGCATTGAAGTACCTTTTTTTAATCTTCCCGCCCGAACTACTTCGGCTCCGGCGAATCTGGCTTTAAAGTTTAATATCCCGATTTACCTTGCTTGCGTTACACGTATTAGGGGAGCGCAATATAAAATTGAAATTTTCCCGGCTATAATTGCAAGTACAGAAGAAAATACTCATTCCATTACGAGTAGAATTAACCTAAAAATGGAACAATGGATTAGAAAAGACCCGACCCAATGGTTTTGGGTTCATAAACGCTGGGATAAGAAACTTTATTATGATTGATAAAAGATAATGATTCCTGCAAAAGCCTTAAGTTTTAGTAATTAATATCTGTTATGCTCTTCCTCTATCAGGTTGTTTTTGTACTAATTCTCCGGCTTTTTCCATTACTTTACACATAGATTCAAGTTGGCTAACCCCGTCTCTTGTCACCTCGCCTTTACTATATTTTATGCCCTCATTAACTGCCCAAGTAGCTAACCCACCTACAACCCCGGCTACCATAGGTCCTTCTATAGCAAGAATAAGCCCTGCGACAAGGCCTGCACCCGGTACAAGAACCGCAAGCGCGACTCCGGCCGCAATTGCAGCTGCGGCAGCAACGACGGTTACTATAGTCCCCACAGCTATTGCTATTTTAGATTGCAGGTCTTTTTTAGCCGAATCAATACCCTTTCCTTGTTCTATACTTGCTGCTAAATTATCTACACAAGAATTAATAATATTATCCAGCTCTCTAGAATTTTTATTTAACTTATCCTCTAAAAGGTTAGCAGCCTTAATTTTTTCTTGTAACTCTTGCGGGATATTTTGAGAAGCATGTTGGTTATTATCTCCTTTCGAGTCTTGTTGTGGGTTTTTCAAGCTTTCTATAGCAGAAACTATAAAAAAAGGACTAGCTTTATTAGCAGGATCGAATTTAACTTCTAATGGAACATCTAAATTTGAAAAGTATTCACCAACCTTTTCAGCAAGTTCTATTTTTAATTTGTTTTTTACATTATTCTTTATATCTTCAGGAATGTTTGCTTTCGTATTTGATCTATCTTTTTTCAGCTGTTCAATGATATCCTCAATTCTATCTTCTAAACCTTCTTTAAATTTTTCCGTAGCTTTTTTAACTTTTTCTTTTTCTAAAAATTTTGTATTGCTGCGGCTAGTTTGGCTTGGTTCAGTTGGAAAAAAAAACATATCTACTTTCT comes from Candidatus Jidaibacter acanthamoeba and encodes:
- a CDS encoding sodium:solute symporter family transporter, coding for MQYFDIDKTIVLIFLMATLVIGIIAGKDLKNIREYAIANKSFGTPVLLITLLATMVGGGSTTGDVAQIFEDGIVYLLAMIGPIISALIMAYYIAPKFDGRFDGMISASDLIKYFYGVKAEKFSGIAGFIACTTLLAMQLIALGHLAANILNINYTYGVLITSGLIIAYSTFGGIKSITVTAILQFAMLIIMVPIIANVATNQVGGLGKVFSGIGTEPHMQIINHPKFYEYLLLGLFFSLPFSLFFPSIIQRFLMAQNNKQIAHITYAYAVLQIAMVFMVICIGLSTLKLYPSTEPRVLIPSLINDYLPPLIKGLAISGMIAVLMSTADSFLNSAGILIAHNVMPQKALKTELGKLNFMKLCTLTAGLLAMMIAMRNYNIISILTLSCSLILSIFGIPLFFGILGYRVLKSSFWLCSICSIIASIVANSLNMGSAIPIFTAALGFLGYIIPLFILKQGLTKVLSNTESPKQVSTVTYEKMIKMIVKHLPTPKNIYRYSKTKVENFGANHLMFGIFCCVNYIVPYFMWTHQKPLNYFVMLSLRLIAGLLCVGLLFKEYWPKRFKKYFPLYWHLTLMYCLPFVTTVMFIVMSADVEWLINLTLAIMLLAMLVDWTSFIIIFLTGVLLGYLFYEAAIGAPIPQVDFDTVYLSIYVCVFATLIGLLFARRKEIDTEEKLEVMRFFGGAMAHEVKTPLAAIDMCAQHIDITLSRMISTLESGSSGNSVLKECSELKDLALTLRKISSQGINTVGNLLMSLKSSVIAEDKNEYYLIDCIDHVLVEFGREFAKLENIDVNIPCNFKFYGSMHYMEQVFQNLFNNAYKYGGENVNIKIWTEDNKLIFEDNGRGIPSQDLPYIFDRFYTKSKDGTGIGLAFCRMVMEDMEGGIYCKSELNKYTQFTLEFPKKLKNEELKEEEKSILVTAG
- a CDS encoding histidine triad nucleotide-binding protein; the encoded protein is MKKYDSDNIFARIIRNEIPCNKIYEDNNIIAFHDLNPAAPLHILVIPKGEYTSYDDFILKASEQEIAHFFKMVRTLTHDFNLAESGYRLITNHGSDGMQTIPHFHLHILGKTKLGALVADDQYHKDS
- a CDS encoding lysophospholipid acyltransferase family protein, which codes for MLKQIKYLSEALLACIYFLVCYLLPLEVASSLSGKLLEIIGCLFKANKVAYKNLTLCFPNLSEQEKHKIIKKMWNNLGRVIGEIPHWQTMSSKKFTEQVTICDYSNGGFQKVKSALFLSAHYGNWEIFPRFLKENNLNLSLVYRPANNPFVDYIISRARHKHGILLIKKGIGGIRKIMESLKLGHLIGMLVDQKTNDGIEVPFFNLPARTTSAPANLALKFNIPIYLACVTRIRGAQYKIEIFPAIIASTEENTHSITSRINLKMEQWIRKDPTQWFWVHKRWDKKLYYD